Proteins encoded in a region of the Streptomyces sp. NBC_00258 genome:
- a CDS encoding ArsR/SmtB family transcription factor: MHAFDVLGDPVRRRILELLADGEMSSGAVSEVMREEFGISQPGVSQHLKVLRENGFATVRPEGTRRLYAVNSDPLRDIDAWLARFRHFWTPHLDALATELARGKRERRLRESADGPGDEPVQQRSTP; encoded by the coding sequence GTGCACGCATTCGACGTACTCGGGGATCCCGTACGCCGCCGGATCCTTGAGCTGCTCGCCGACGGTGAGATGAGCTCCGGGGCCGTCTCGGAGGTCATGAGGGAGGAGTTCGGCATATCGCAGCCGGGCGTCTCGCAGCATCTGAAGGTGCTGCGGGAGAACGGCTTCGCCACGGTCCGGCCGGAGGGGACCCGGCGGCTCTACGCGGTCAACTCCGACCCGTTGCGCGACATCGACGCGTGGCTGGCCCGCTTCCGGCACTTCTGGACCCCCCACCTGGACGCCCTGGCCACCGAACTGGCCCGGGGCAAGCGCGAGCGCCGGCTCCGTGAGTCCGCCGACGGCCCCGGCGACGAACCCGTACAGCAGAGGAGCACCCCGTGA
- a CDS encoding S53 family peptidase: MRRSTDTPSNRPSVRGRWSRIGSAAVAATALVLAGLATTGQATAAPAPATTTAKPSAGKVTWTRACATPTKGRMACKALRVTGGTTAFQKAEARTDGVTPKAADASTPSGYGPSDLQDAYGLTSAAASKGSGETIAIVDAYDDPNAAADLAKYRSYYGLSSCTTANGCFKKVGQTGSTTSLPTADSGWAEEISLDLDMASATCPNCNILLVEAKSSSMADLGTAVNRAVTLGAKFVSNSYGGGESSSDASYDTSYFKHPGVAITVSAGDSGYGAEYPAASQYVTAVGGTALSSDSSSRGWSEKVWSTSSTEGTGSGCSAYDTKPSWQTDTGCTKRAIADVSAVADPATGVSVYDSYGVTAGWYTFGGTSASAPIIAGVYALAGTPSTSSYPAKFPYAAAGTSALNDVTSGSNGTCTTSYLCTARSGYDGPTGLGTPEGLSAFTG; this comes from the coding sequence ATCAGAAGATCCACCGACACGCCTTCCAACAGGCCCTCCGTACGCGGCCGATGGAGCCGCATCGGATCCGCCGCGGTCGCCGCCACCGCACTCGTCCTCGCCGGACTGGCCACAACCGGCCAGGCGACCGCGGCTCCCGCACCCGCCACCACCACCGCCAAGCCGTCGGCCGGCAAGGTGACATGGACCCGGGCGTGCGCCACGCCCACGAAGGGCCGGATGGCCTGCAAGGCGCTGCGCGTCACCGGCGGCACGACCGCCTTCCAGAAGGCCGAGGCGAGGACGGACGGCGTCACACCGAAGGCCGCGGACGCCTCCACCCCCTCCGGCTACGGCCCGAGCGACCTCCAGGACGCGTACGGCCTGACGTCCGCCGCCGCCTCCAAGGGCTCCGGCGAGACCATCGCGATCGTGGACGCGTACGACGACCCGAACGCCGCGGCGGACCTCGCCAAGTACCGCTCGTACTACGGCCTTTCCTCGTGCACCACGGCCAACGGCTGCTTCAAGAAGGTCGGTCAGACCGGCTCCACGACCTCCCTCCCCACCGCCGACAGCGGCTGGGCCGAGGAGATCTCCCTCGACCTGGACATGGCGAGCGCGACCTGCCCCAACTGCAACATCCTGCTGGTCGAGGCCAAGTCGTCCTCCATGGCCGACCTCGGCACAGCCGTGAACAGGGCGGTCACACTCGGCGCGAAGTTCGTGTCCAACAGCTACGGCGGCGGCGAGTCGTCCTCCGACGCCTCCTACGACACCTCGTACTTCAAGCACCCGGGCGTCGCGATCACGGTCAGCGCGGGCGACAGCGGCTACGGCGCCGAGTACCCGGCGGCCTCCCAGTACGTGACCGCGGTCGGCGGCACCGCCCTCTCCTCCGACTCCTCCTCCCGCGGCTGGAGCGAGAAGGTCTGGTCGACCAGCAGCACCGAAGGCACCGGCTCGGGCTGCTCCGCGTACGACACGAAGCCGTCCTGGCAGACGGACACGGGCTGCACCAAGCGAGCGATCGCGGACGTCTCGGCGGTCGCCGACCCGGCCACGGGCGTCTCGGTCTACGACTCCTACGGCGTCACGGCCGGCTGGTACACCTTCGGCGGTACGAGCGCCTCGGCCCCGATCATCGCGGGCGTGTACGCCCTCGCCGGCACCCCCTCCACCAGCTCCTACCCGGCGAAGTTCCCGTACGCGGCAGCCGGCACCTCCGCCCTCAACGACGTGACCAGCGGCAGCAACGGCACCTGCACCACGAGCTACCTCTGCACGGCCAGGTCGGGCTACGACGGCCCGACGGGCCTGGGCACACCTGAGGGACTCTCGGCCTTCACCGGCTGA
- a CDS encoding SCO6880 family protein, with protein sequence MTTESHVSHAVTPRRTYLIGRARPNAIVGRNRESGEIALIIVGAFLGMMSGLIVPVLSLRIVSLVGFPMLALAAVYVPYKRRTFYKWFEINRSYKRSLRQGTAYRSKVMESGTRVDGREVEVGPPPGIGRITWLAAPFGPDEIAVLLHADRKTVTAAIEIEGPGVGLRDSEDQETLVDRFGTLLKHVANGDGFVTRLQMLARTLPADPDAHAKDVVVRGDEKAPGWLQQSYDQLQSMVSTSSEQHRAYLVACMHYSRELAAEGHAMARAARPQGGKKLDRDSGLAVVMARELTDICSRLQEADIRVRQPLGQGRLSSLVHSMYDPDHPIDHIQAMTKRNAWPAELDAMEPTYLQAKTRESSTRAPWCHSTAWVKEWPMTPVGVNFLAPLLVHTPDVIRTVAVTMDLEPTEVAIERMLTEKTNDDAEASRQAKMNRTVDPRDVASHNRMDQRGEDLASGAAGVNLVGYITVSSRNPEALARDKRTIRASAGKSYLKLEWCDREHHRAFVNTLPFATGIRR encoded by the coding sequence TTGACGACCGAGTCCCACGTGTCCCATGCGGTCACGCCCCGCCGGACATATCTGATCGGCCGCGCCCGGCCGAACGCGATCGTCGGCCGGAACCGCGAGTCCGGCGAGATCGCGCTGATCATCGTGGGCGCGTTCCTCGGCATGATGTCCGGTCTGATCGTTCCCGTGCTCTCCCTGCGCATCGTGTCCCTCGTGGGCTTCCCGATGCTGGCACTGGCCGCGGTCTACGTGCCGTACAAGCGGCGGACCTTCTACAAGTGGTTCGAGATCAACCGCAGTTACAAGCGCAGCCTGCGCCAGGGCACCGCCTACCGCAGCAAGGTCATGGAGTCCGGGACGCGCGTCGACGGCCGCGAGGTCGAGGTCGGCCCCCCGCCCGGCATCGGACGGATCACCTGGCTCGCCGCGCCCTTCGGCCCCGACGAGATCGCCGTCCTCCTGCACGCCGACCGGAAAACCGTCACCGCGGCGATCGAGATCGAGGGCCCGGGCGTCGGCCTCCGCGACAGCGAGGACCAGGAAACCCTCGTCGACCGCTTCGGCACCCTGCTCAAGCACGTCGCCAACGGCGACGGCTTCGTCACCCGCCTCCAGATGCTCGCCCGTACGCTCCCCGCCGACCCGGACGCCCACGCCAAGGACGTCGTCGTACGCGGCGACGAGAAGGCCCCCGGCTGGCTGCAGCAGTCGTACGACCAGCTCCAGTCCATGGTGTCGACGAGCAGCGAACAGCACCGCGCCTACCTCGTCGCCTGCATGCACTACTCCCGCGAACTCGCCGCCGAGGGCCACGCCATGGCCCGCGCCGCGCGCCCGCAGGGCGGCAAGAAGCTCGACCGCGACTCCGGACTCGCCGTCGTCATGGCCCGCGAGCTCACCGACATCTGCTCGCGCCTCCAGGAGGCCGACATCCGGGTGCGCCAGCCGCTCGGACAGGGCCGGCTCTCCTCCCTCGTGCATTCGATGTACGACCCGGACCACCCCATCGACCACATCCAGGCGATGACGAAGCGCAACGCCTGGCCGGCCGAGCTGGATGCCATGGAGCCCACCTACCTCCAGGCCAAGACCCGCGAATCCTCCACCCGCGCCCCCTGGTGCCACTCCACGGCCTGGGTCAAGGAGTGGCCGATGACCCCGGTGGGCGTCAACTTCCTCGCCCCGCTGCTCGTCCACACCCCCGACGTGATCCGCACGGTCGCCGTGACGATGGACCTCGAACCCACCGAGGTCGCCATCGAGCGGATGCTGACCGAGAAAACGAACGACGACGCCGAGGCCAGCCGCCAGGCCAAGATGAACCGGACCGTCGACCCGCGCGACGTCGCCTCGCACAACCGCATGGACCAGCGCGGCGAGGACCTCGCGAGCGGCGCGGCCGGCGTCAACCTCGTCGGCTACATCACCGTCTCGTCCCGCAACCCCGAGGCACTCGCCCGCGACAAGCGGACCATAAGGGCCTCGGCAGGCAAGTCGTACCTGAAGCTGGAGTGGTGCGACCGAGAGCACCACCGCGCCTTCGTGAACACACTCCCGTTCGCCACCGGCATCCGAAGGTAG
- a CDS encoding ATP-binding protein, with amino-acid sequence MRDPLSVLTEAFTSFLFGKVETTRPPVRTSTGQAQAVYLPTAAPGLGDSGVIIGREVYSGKGYIYDPFQLYGQQLPAPHWLVLGESGNGKSALEKTYVLRQLRFKDRQVVVLDAQGEDGDGEWNLIARQLGITPIRLDPTAALDMGIRLNPLDPAITTTGQLALLRTIIEVAMGHGLDERSGFALKVAHAYVNETIVERQPVLTDIVEQLRHPEPESAEAMNVAIDDVRAWGLDVALVIDRLVDGDLRGMFDGPTTVGIDLDAPLIVFDLSHIDRNSIAMPILMAIVGVWLEHTWIRPDRKKRIFLVEEAWHIINSPFVAQLFQRLLKFGRRLGLSFVAVVHHLSDVVDGAAAKEAAAILKMASTRTIYAQKADEARSTGRVLGLPRWAVEIIPTLTPGIAVWDVNGNVQVVKHLITETERPLVFTDRAMTESSADHLADDALRAAELEAEERAAAFMEQHLSDLDGSSESTVA; translated from the coding sequence ATGCGGGATCCGCTGTCCGTCCTCACCGAGGCCTTCACGTCCTTCCTCTTCGGCAAGGTCGAGACGACCCGCCCGCCGGTGCGCACCTCCACCGGCCAGGCCCAGGCCGTCTACCTGCCGACCGCGGCCCCCGGCCTCGGCGACTCCGGCGTCATCATCGGCCGCGAGGTCTACTCCGGGAAGGGCTATATCTACGACCCCTTCCAGCTGTACGGACAGCAGCTCCCGGCACCCCACTGGCTGGTCCTCGGCGAGTCCGGCAACGGCAAGTCGGCCCTGGAGAAGACGTACGTCCTGCGGCAGTTGAGGTTCAAGGACCGGCAGGTCGTCGTCCTCGACGCACAGGGCGAGGACGGGGACGGCGAGTGGAACCTCATCGCCCGGCAGCTGGGTATAACCCCCATCCGGCTCGACCCGACCGCCGCCCTGGACATGGGCATCCGGCTCAACCCGCTCGACCCCGCGATCACCACGACCGGACAGCTCGCCCTGCTCCGGACGATCATCGAGGTCGCGATGGGCCACGGCCTGGACGAGCGCTCCGGCTTCGCGCTCAAGGTCGCGCACGCCTACGTCAACGAGACGATCGTCGAGCGCCAGCCCGTACTGACGGACATCGTCGAGCAACTGCGCCACCCCGAACCGGAGTCGGCGGAGGCGATGAACGTCGCCATAGACGACGTACGGGCCTGGGGCCTGGACGTCGCCCTGGTCATCGACCGCCTCGTCGACGGTGACCTGCGCGGCATGTTCGACGGCCCGACGACCGTCGGCATCGACCTCGACGCGCCGCTCATCGTCTTCGACCTGTCCCACATCGACCGCAACTCCATCGCCATGCCGATCCTCATGGCGATCGTCGGCGTGTGGCTGGAGCACACCTGGATCCGCCCCGACCGGAAGAAGCGCATCTTCCTCGTCGAGGAGGCCTGGCACATCATCAACAGCCCGTTCGTGGCCCAGCTGTTCCAGCGCCTGCTGAAGTTCGGACGGCGCCTGGGCCTGTCGTTCGTGGCGGTGGTCCACCACCTCTCCGACGTGGTCGACGGGGCCGCGGCGAAGGAGGCCGCCGCGATCCTCAAGATGGCGTCCACCAGGACGATCTACGCCCAGAAGGCGGATGAGGCCCGATCGACCGGGCGGGTACTCGGCCTGCCCCGATGGGCAGTCGAGATCATCCCCACCCTCACCCCGGGCATCGCCGTCTGGGACGTCAACGGCAACGTCCAGGTCGTCAAACACCTGATCACCGAGACCGAACGCCCCCTCGTCTTCACCGACCGCGCCATGACGGAGTCGTCGGCCGACCACCTGGCGGACGACGCCCTGCGGGCCGCCGAGCTGGAGGCGGAGGAACGCGCGGCGGCGTTCATGGAGCAACACCTGAGCGATCTCGACGGCTCGTCCGAGTCCACGGTGGCGTAG
- a CDS encoding type VI secretion protein, which produces MRPDDRDRHRGGEGGIPDGLLIGVLAFVLGMTVMVWTATGLAGLFAHGSWPAEVTFGHTPLAMRQLVEAPHDIAAAWPETPKTQLSGYGLFWGLFIGQLMVLLVLTVFVMGTAARWRAGRARRRALAASAMPEPTPEPEAKAEQQPQPRSESVPREAAPRPAVEQVSAAEPVRAAEPPLESVPSVADGNRLGGWESIPAEGAGAVGVPTPRGPLILGPPETRHPLAVQAIRDADGPALVITSNPTLWSDTKDARAKLGPVLLYDPSHLCDTPARLHWSPSAGCENKDTAGARAAALLAPVRPTAKIDQTVADTAETLLRSYLHAAAVDGRTIRHVHRWAQGTQVQDAVRILRTNPKAASGSAGELEATLTSHPERRDIAQELTARALSALFTVNVREACTPNRTDSLTLDSFVDEGGTLYVVGEPIEDPRANPGAMPLLTALASSVVERGRRMAERSSSGRLDPPLTLVLDDVAAVAPLPQLPDLLSASGGTGTGLDRGLPVLALLRSREQARSRWPHHELPV; this is translated from the coding sequence ATGAGACCGGACGATCGAGACCGCCACCGCGGCGGCGAAGGCGGCATCCCCGACGGACTGTTGATCGGCGTCCTCGCCTTCGTCCTCGGCATGACCGTCATGGTGTGGACGGCGACCGGCCTGGCCGGCCTCTTCGCCCACGGCTCCTGGCCCGCCGAGGTCACCTTCGGCCATACGCCCCTGGCCATGCGCCAACTCGTCGAGGCCCCCCACGACATCGCGGCCGCCTGGCCCGAAACCCCGAAGACCCAGCTCTCCGGATACGGCCTCTTCTGGGGCCTGTTCATCGGCCAACTGATGGTCCTGCTGGTCCTGACGGTGTTCGTCATGGGAACGGCGGCGAGGTGGCGGGCGGGGAGAGCCAGGCGGAGGGCACTGGCCGCGTCCGCCATGCCGGAGCCCACTCCCGAGCCGGAGGCAAAGGCGGAGCAGCAGCCTCAGCCGCGGTCCGAGAGCGTGCCCCGTGAGGCCGCTCCGCGCCCTGCGGTGGAGCAGGTATCGGCGGCCGAGCCTGTTCGTGCGGCGGAGCCGCCGCTGGAGTCGGTTCCCTCGGTGGCCGACGGTAATCGGTTGGGTGGGTGGGAAAGCATCCCCGCCGAAGGCGCGGGGGCGGTGGGCGTACCCACACCGCGGGGCCCTCTGATCCTCGGCCCGCCCGAAACCCGCCACCCCCTCGCCGTCCAGGCGATCCGGGACGCCGACGGCCCTGCCCTGGTCATCACCTCCAACCCCACCCTCTGGTCGGACACGAAGGACGCCCGCGCGAAACTGGGCCCGGTCCTCCTCTACGACCCCTCCCACCTCTGCGACACCCCGGCCCGCCTCCACTGGTCCCCGTCCGCCGGCTGCGAGAACAAGGACACCGCGGGGGCCCGCGCGGCAGCGCTCCTCGCCCCGGTCCGCCCCACCGCGAAGATCGACCAGACGGTCGCCGACACCGCGGAGACACTCCTGCGCAGCTACCTCCACGCCGCCGCCGTGGACGGCCGCACCATCCGCCACGTCCACCGCTGGGCCCAGGGCACCCAGGTCCAGGACGCCGTACGCATCCTCCGTACGAACCCCAAGGCCGCCTCCGGCTCCGCGGGCGAACTCGAAGCCACCCTCACCTCGCACCCCGAACGCCGGGACATCGCCCAGGAGTTGACGGCCCGGGCCCTGTCCGCCCTGTTCACGGTGAATGTCCGCGAAGCCTGCACCCCGAACCGAACCGACAGCCTCACCCTGGATTCTTTCGTCGACGAAGGGGGCACGCTCTATGTGGTCGGTGAACCCATCGAGGACCCCAGGGCGAATCCCGGCGCGATGCCCCTGCTGACGGCCCTCGCCTCAAGCGTGGTCGAGCGCGGCCGGCGCATGGCCGAACGGTCATCCTCCGGTCGCCTCGACCCACCACTGACCCTCGTACTGGACGACGTGGCAGCGGTGGCCCCGCTCCCCCAGCTCCCGGACCTCCTGTCCGCGAGCGGAGGCACGGGCACAGGCCTGGACCGAGGCCTCCCCGTCCTGGCCCTCCTCCGCTCCCGCGAACAGGCCCGCTCCCGCTGGCCCCACCACGAACTCCCGGTCTGA
- a CDS encoding GNAT family N-acetyltransferase — protein sequence MSPDVRSDDRFDAPADHVVRPIRADEWPAAKELRLAALRDPVAHLAFLETYEAAVGRPDSFWRERAAGAAEGVRERQQMVAVAPDGRWVGSVVVLVEEAGAQGPFGDVNEVRQGHLVGVYVRPEVRGRGLTERLFAYALEWAWEVAGVERVRLFVDERNGRAEAFYRKFGFVPTGQSVPVPGDPGARELEFVFKRP from the coding sequence ATGAGTCCCGATGTTCGTTCTGATGACCGTTTCGATGCCCCGGCGGACCATGTGGTGCGTCCGATACGTGCCGACGAGTGGCCCGCGGCGAAGGAGCTGCGACTGGCCGCGCTGCGGGATCCGGTGGCGCACCTCGCCTTTCTGGAGACGTACGAGGCTGCCGTGGGCCGGCCCGACAGCTTCTGGCGGGAGCGGGCGGCCGGGGCCGCCGAGGGAGTGCGTGAGCGGCAGCAGATGGTGGCCGTGGCGCCCGACGGACGGTGGGTCGGGTCGGTGGTCGTGCTCGTCGAGGAGGCGGGGGCGCAGGGCCCGTTCGGGGATGTGAACGAAGTACGCCAGGGGCATCTCGTGGGCGTCTATGTGCGGCCCGAGGTGCGGGGGCGGGGGCTCACCGAGCGGCTCTTCGCGTACGCCCTGGAGTGGGCGTGGGAGGTCGCCGGGGTGGAGCGGGTGCGGTTGTTCGTGGACGAGCGGAACGGGCGGGCCGAGGCCTTCTACCGGAAGTTCGGGTTCGTGCCCACGGGGCAGAGCGTTCCGGTGCCCGGGGATCCGGGCGCGCGGGAGCTGGAGTTCGTGTTCAAGCGGCCCTAG
- a CDS encoding ATP-binding cassette domain-containing protein: MITASELTKRYGDKTVVSDLTFTVRPGTVTGFLGPNGAGKSTTMRMILGLDAPTRGTATVGDHAYADHRAPLHEVGALLEARSVHPGRTAHHHLVALALTHGIPRSRVAHVLDLTGLTDVAGQRVKGFSLGMGQRLGIAAALLGDPATVILDEPVNGLDPEGVLWIRNLLKSLAAEGRTVFVSSHLMSEMALTAEHLIIIGRGRLLADTTVDTFVRESGAGTVKVVTPEAGPLAQLLAAPDVDVTSSTPGTLEVRGTDAEHIGRTAAAHGIPLFELTPHAASLEAAFMDLTRDSLEYAAHLEPA; encoded by the coding sequence ATGATCACAGCCTCCGAACTGACCAAACGCTACGGCGACAAGACCGTCGTGTCCGACCTCACCTTCACCGTCCGCCCTGGCACGGTCACCGGCTTCCTCGGCCCCAACGGCGCCGGCAAGTCCACGACCATGCGGATGATCCTCGGCCTGGACGCCCCGACGCGCGGCACCGCGACGGTCGGCGACCACGCGTACGCCGACCACCGCGCACCCCTCCACGAGGTCGGCGCGTTGCTGGAGGCCCGCTCGGTCCACCCGGGCCGCACGGCCCACCACCACCTGGTCGCGCTCGCCCTCACCCACGGCATCCCCAGGAGCCGCGTCGCCCACGTCCTGGACCTCACCGGCCTGACCGACGTGGCCGGACAACGGGTCAAGGGCTTCTCCCTCGGCATGGGCCAACGCCTCGGCATCGCCGCCGCGTTGCTCGGCGACCCGGCCACCGTGATCCTCGACGAACCGGTCAACGGCCTCGACCCCGAGGGCGTCCTGTGGATCCGCAACCTCCTCAAGTCCCTTGCCGCGGAGGGCCGTACGGTCTTCGTCTCCTCCCACCTGATGAGCGAGATGGCCCTGACCGCCGAGCACCTGATCATCATCGGCAGGGGCCGCCTGCTGGCCGACACGACGGTCGACACGTTCGTACGCGAATCGGGCGCGGGCACGGTCAAGGTCGTCACCCCGGAAGCCGGCCCGCTCGCCCAACTCCTCGCGGCCCCGGACGTGGACGTCACCAGCTCCACCCCCGGCACCCTCGAAGTCCGCGGCACGGACGCCGAACACATCGGCCGCACGGCCGCAGCCCACGGCATCCCCCTCTTCGAACTCACCCCGCACGCCGCCTCGTTGGAGGCGGCCTTCATGGACCTGACCCGCGACTCCCTCGAATACGCAGCCCACCTGGAGCCGGCATGA
- a CDS encoding ABC transporter permease — protein sequence MTTLALTPSRILRSEWHKLWTVRSTWIMLTAATVLTLGVGIAMGASYEQDRGEITGIDPVQFLLFGTQFSQIILAVVAVLFIAGEYGTGMVRSTMVAVPRRLPVLWSKAGVVAAVTFTATLATLLGTFTAGQLFLDGTDKALSLTDPGVFGTLLGSAAGLTSLALIGLGLGALLRSVPGGITAFIGGVTVLPEILRMFPYDAMDSASKYFPGRAAEGLMTLHDSPDYAATGPALLALTLWTAAILGTAALLLKRRDV from the coding sequence ATGACCACCCTCGCCCTCACCCCGTCCCGCATCCTGCGCTCCGAATGGCACAAGCTGTGGACGGTCCGCTCCACCTGGATCATGCTGACCGCCGCGACCGTCCTGACCCTCGGCGTCGGCATCGCGATGGGCGCGTCGTACGAACAGGACCGCGGCGAGATCACCGGCATCGACCCCGTCCAGTTCCTGCTCTTCGGCACGCAGTTCTCGCAGATCATCCTGGCCGTCGTCGCCGTCCTGTTCATCGCGGGCGAGTACGGCACGGGAATGGTCCGCTCCACGATGGTGGCCGTACCGCGCCGCCTCCCCGTCCTCTGGTCCAAGGCCGGCGTCGTCGCCGCGGTCACCTTCACGGCCACGCTCGCCACGCTCCTCGGCACGTTCACCGCCGGGCAGCTCTTCCTCGACGGCACGGACAAGGCGCTGTCCCTCACCGACCCGGGCGTCTTCGGCACCCTCCTCGGCAGCGCGGCGGGTCTGACCTCCCTGGCCCTCATCGGCCTCGGCCTGGGCGCCCTGCTCCGCTCGGTCCCCGGCGGCATCACCGCCTTCATCGGAGGCGTCACCGTCCTCCCGGAGATCCTCAGGATGTTCCCGTACGACGCCATGGACAGCGCCTCCAAGTACTTCCCCGGCAGGGCGGCCGAGGGCCTGATGACCCTCCACGACTCCCCCGACTACGCGGCCACGGGCCCCGCCCTCCTCGCCCTCACCCTGTGGACGGCGGCGATCCTGGGCACCGCGGCCCTGCTTCTCAAGCGACGGGACGTATGA
- a CDS encoding sensor histidine kinase, with the protein MHRLSHRVRAFDRRHPLVWDVLVTGSFVTAAFTDVLGGGWRYITQNPQAPTWLVVTLSLGFTVPLLWRRSHPVAILLPMLPLAVVNAWTGTDLQSSLTLLVVTFNIALHTALRTLLASYAVTLIPIIVDGFRNAVEQGADQSPDQTIVPQATRLAMVAIVGVSYRTRQEYLTSLVERAAQLEVERDQQARLATAAERTRIAREMHDIIGHNLSVITSLADGGSYAAAKNPERAAQALTAIGTTSRQALGELRRLLDVLRTDPSGTKPPGAEPPGLEPQGVEMAPQPSLTDLDHLIEGVRSAGLPVRTTVHGRATALPPGRQLTVYRVIQEALTNTLKHGGPDATSTVSVSYGTGGAVTATVTDTGRGSTGHGNGAGGRGLTGMRERTALYGGTLESGPLREQGWRVHLHLPEETPQ; encoded by the coding sequence ATCCACCGCCTCAGCCACCGGGTGCGCGCCTTCGACCGGCGCCACCCGCTGGTGTGGGACGTCCTGGTCACGGGCTCCTTCGTGACCGCCGCCTTCACCGACGTCCTGGGCGGCGGCTGGCGGTACATCACCCAGAACCCACAGGCGCCCACCTGGCTGGTCGTCACCCTGTCGCTGGGCTTCACCGTCCCGCTCCTGTGGCGCCGCAGCCATCCCGTCGCGATCCTCCTGCCGATGCTGCCGCTCGCCGTGGTGAACGCCTGGACGGGAACCGACCTCCAGTCGAGCCTGACCCTGCTCGTCGTCACGTTCAACATCGCGCTGCACACCGCACTGCGCACCCTGCTCGCGTCCTACGCCGTCACCCTGATACCGATCATCGTGGACGGCTTCCGCAACGCGGTCGAACAGGGCGCCGACCAGAGCCCGGACCAGACCATCGTCCCGCAGGCGACCCGCCTCGCCATGGTGGCCATCGTCGGCGTCTCCTACCGCACCCGCCAGGAGTACCTCACCTCCCTCGTCGAACGCGCCGCCCAACTGGAGGTGGAACGCGACCAGCAGGCCCGCCTCGCCACCGCCGCCGAACGCACCCGCATAGCCCGCGAGATGCACGACATCATCGGCCACAACCTGTCGGTCATCACCAGCCTCGCGGACGGCGGTTCGTACGCGGCCGCCAAGAACCCCGAACGCGCCGCCCAAGCCCTCACCGCCATCGGCACGACCAGCCGCCAGGCCCTGGGCGAGCTCCGCCGCCTCCTGGACGTACTGCGCACGGATCCCTCAGGAACAAAGCCACCAGGCGCCGAACCCCCGGGACTCGAACCCCAGGGAGTCGAGATGGCCCCCCAGCCCTCCCTCACCGACCTCGACCACCTCATCGAAGGCGTACGCTCCGCCGGCCTCCCCGTCCGCACCACCGTCCACGGCCGAGCCACCGCCCTCCCCCCGGGCCGCCAGCTCACCGTCTATCGAGTCATCCAGGAAGCCCTGACGAACACCCTCAAGCACGGCGGCCCGGACGCGACATCGACGGTCTCGGTGTCGTACGGGACCGGAGGCGCCGTAACCGCGACGGTGACCGACACCGGCCGCGGAAGCACAGGCCACGGGAACGGCGCCGGAGGCCGCGGCCTCACCGGAATGCGCGAACGAACAGCCTTGTACGGCGGCACACTTGAGTCCGGCCCGCTCCGGGAACAGGGCTGGCGCGTCCACCTTCACCTACCGGAGGAAACCCCGCAGTGA
- a CDS encoding response regulator: MTTVLIVDDQPLQRFGFRMLLESQDDMAVVGEASNGSEAIRMTAELHPDVALMDIRMPGLDGIEATRRIVSSGDRTRVLILTTFDLDEYAYAGLRAGASGFLIKDAQPEELLAGIRAVATGDAVVAPSLTRRLLDAYAEHLPTPGPETTPGQDPRLSSLTYREREILTVVGQGWTNTEISARLHLAESTVKTHVSRILAKTGSRDRIQAVILAYDTRLVEPS; encoded by the coding sequence GTGACCACCGTGCTCATCGTCGACGACCAGCCTCTGCAGCGCTTCGGGTTCCGCATGCTCCTGGAGAGCCAGGACGACATGGCGGTCGTGGGCGAGGCGTCCAACGGCAGCGAGGCGATCCGCATGACGGCCGAACTCCACCCGGACGTCGCTCTGATGGACATCCGCATGCCCGGCCTCGACGGCATCGAGGCGACCCGCCGCATCGTCTCCTCCGGAGACCGCACCCGCGTACTCATCCTGACCACGTTCGACCTGGACGAGTACGCGTACGCCGGCCTGCGGGCGGGCGCCTCCGGCTTCCTCATCAAGGACGCCCAGCCCGAGGAACTCCTCGCCGGCATCCGCGCGGTGGCCACGGGCGACGCGGTCGTGGCCCCGAGCCTCACCCGCCGCCTGCTCGACGCCTACGCCGAGCACCTCCCCACGCCGGGCCCGGAAACAACCCCCGGCCAGGACCCGCGTCTCAGCTCCCTCACGTACCGCGAACGCGAAATCCTGACGGTCGTCGGCCAGGGCTGGACGAACACAGAGATATCCGCCCGCCTCCATCTCGCCGAATCGACGGTGAAGACCCACGTAAGCCGAATCCTCGCGAAGACGGGCTCCCGGGACCGCATCCAAGCGGTCATCCTGGCGTACGACACAAGACTGGTGGAGCCGTCCTGA